A window of Hevea brasiliensis isolate MT/VB/25A 57/8 chromosome 14, ASM3005281v1, whole genome shotgun sequence contains these coding sequences:
- the LOC131172881 gene encoding proline-rich receptor-like protein kinase PERK2 — protein sequence MGIPSSLPTNPNLTQSRSSPPPPQTPPLPQSPPPQSPPLPPSQIPPLIPPTPLSPQTDPQNETPILDTHSQEPVPEPAPTQTKTKGKTKRAAGRPKETPVEKRKRVPSVPFDLNSPPQPSSEPTKEKDCVFLANSSTSGPNTNTSVSLTLSSTCVICR from the coding sequence ATGGGTATTCCATCCTCATTGCCCACAAACCCTAACTTGACCCAGTCGCGCTCCTCGCCACCGCCACCACAAACACCGCCATTACCTCAATCGCCACCACCTCAGTCACCACCACTACCCCCAAGCCAAATACCACCTCTCATTCCGCCGACTCCCCTCTCGCCGCAAACCGACCCGCAAAATGAAACACCAATTCTCGACACCCATTCCCAAGAACCAGTGCCTGAGCCTGCGCCTACTCAAACGAAAACCAAAGGCAAAACTAAAAGGGCTGCAGGTAGGCCCAAGGAAACCCCTGTCGAAAAACGAAAACGAGTACCCTCTGTTCCTTTCGACCTAAATTCTCCACCTCAGCCATCCTCTGAACCGACCAAAGAAAAGGACTGTGTCTTCCTCGCAAACTCCAGCACCAGTGGTCCAAACACCAATACCTCAGTCTCCCTTACACTCTCCAGCACCTGCGTCATCTGTAGATAA